In one window of Corallococcus macrosporus DNA:
- a CDS encoding endonuclease V produces MLACVDVDYRPDVTVAACVLFRGWTDGKEAGHLVERGPVAAPYEPGQFYRRELPHLLRVLAGVQEPLEAIVVDGYVWLGDDKPGLGAHLYEALCQAVPVIGVAKTPYVTTGSALPIVRGQSLKPLLITAIGMETATAAEHIRRMHGSSRLPTMLKFVDRLCRQS; encoded by the coding sequence ATGCTCGCCTGCGTGGACGTGGACTACCGCCCTGACGTCACCGTGGCCGCGTGCGTCCTCTTCCGTGGCTGGACGGACGGCAAGGAGGCAGGGCACCTGGTGGAGCGGGGCCCGGTCGCGGCGCCCTATGAGCCCGGCCAGTTCTACCGCCGCGAGCTGCCGCACCTGCTGCGCGTGCTCGCGGGCGTGCAGGAGCCGCTGGAGGCCATCGTCGTGGACGGCTACGTGTGGCTCGGGGACGACAAGCCGGGCCTGGGTGCCCACCTGTACGAGGCGCTCTGCCAGGCGGTGCCCGTCATCGGCGTGGCGAAGACGCCCTATGTCACCACCGGCTCGGCCCTGCCCATCGTGCGAGGCCAGAGTTTGAAGCCGTTGCTCATCACGGCCATCGGCATGGAGACCGCGACCGCCGCGGAGCACATCCGGCGGATGCATGGCTCATCGCGCCTGCCGACGATGTTGAAGTTCGTGGACCGGCTGTGCCGTCAGTCCTGA
- a CDS encoding DUF4185 domain-containing protein, giving the protein MRRVTTWKRAVVLQVMCLLSGAGTAGAVTPTNVTKVARVTGATPSGELLPNPNQTHTNYEVYGTDLGIVWDKGGGEVFVLFGDTFGAGWCGNGGCGGGWRSNVLARSADTTLSNGLTFTTMVQDGPRHAKEVLPSRKVDNDEITVIPTAGVSVGTRHYIHYMSVKHWGDPGQWTTNYAGIAYSDDNGQNWVKHPTARWVNNASFTHPFQMGAFVKNGGFVYLYATPNGRYGNVHLARVPEGSLLDINAYRYWDGNGWSASQAAARPVVIGIAGELSVAYNAALGRFLMTYLNEHRQAVVLRDAGTPTGPWSGEKLLATGAAFPGLYNGFIHPWGNSASELYFITSQWTPYNTFLMRATLTADADGNNLLSEPGFETQAATPTMAPWYLAGAGGIDRALGGAHSGQDNGFVRASSGWNALKQSVVVQPYTDYTLKGWLRSSSNTTRGYFGARAAGNGPILGETQYGSLPSWAERTVTFNSGANSIVEVYGGVWADAGDTWAQLDDVRLTRGANLVAQGGFEQQTSSTATSPWSVFGKGGIDRGLGFARTGANNGYVRNDTGWNALKQEVAVTPNTAYTLTGWVKTSSNQNDGYFGARVLNAGPILNEVHLTQPLGSYTLQTVTFNSGANHSVEIYAGTWANAGDTWLQVDDVAVVRD; this is encoded by the coding sequence ATGCGGCGTGTGACGACTTGGAAGCGGGCGGTGGTGCTGCAGGTGATGTGTCTGCTGAGCGGTGCGGGGACGGCCGGGGCGGTGACGCCCACGAACGTGACGAAGGTGGCGCGGGTGACGGGCGCCACGCCGTCGGGTGAGCTGCTGCCCAACCCGAACCAGACGCATACGAACTACGAGGTGTACGGCACGGACCTGGGCATCGTCTGGGACAAGGGCGGAGGCGAGGTGTTCGTCCTGTTCGGCGACACCTTCGGCGCGGGCTGGTGCGGCAACGGCGGGTGCGGCGGCGGCTGGCGCAGCAACGTGCTGGCGCGCTCGGCGGACACCACGCTGTCCAACGGCCTGACCTTCACCACCATGGTGCAGGACGGCCCCCGTCACGCGAAGGAGGTGCTGCCGTCCAGGAAGGTGGACAACGACGAGATCACCGTCATCCCCACCGCGGGCGTCAGCGTCGGGACGCGCCACTACATCCACTACATGTCCGTGAAGCACTGGGGCGACCCGGGGCAGTGGACCACCAATTACGCGGGCATCGCGTACTCGGATGACAACGGCCAGAACTGGGTGAAGCACCCCACGGCGCGCTGGGTGAACAACGCGTCCTTCACCCATCCCTTCCAGATGGGCGCCTTCGTGAAGAACGGCGGCTTCGTCTACCTGTACGCCACGCCCAACGGGCGCTACGGCAACGTGCACCTGGCGCGCGTGCCGGAGGGCTCGCTGCTGGACATCAACGCGTACCGGTACTGGGACGGCAACGGCTGGTCCGCGTCCCAGGCGGCGGCGCGGCCGGTGGTCATCGGCATCGCAGGGGAGCTGTCCGTCGCCTACAACGCCGCGCTGGGCCGCTTCCTGATGACGTACCTCAACGAGCACCGGCAGGCCGTGGTGCTGCGCGACGCGGGCACGCCCACGGGGCCCTGGAGCGGGGAGAAGCTGCTGGCCACCGGCGCCGCCTTCCCCGGGCTCTACAATGGCTTCATCCATCCGTGGGGCAACAGCGCCAGCGAGCTGTACTTCATCACCTCGCAGTGGACGCCCTACAACACGTTCCTGATGCGCGCGACGCTCACGGCGGACGCGGACGGCAACAACCTGCTGTCCGAGCCGGGCTTCGAGACGCAAGCCGCGACGCCGACGATGGCACCCTGGTACCTGGCGGGCGCGGGCGGCATCGACCGGGCGCTGGGCGGCGCGCACTCCGGCCAGGACAACGGCTTCGTGCGCGCGTCCAGTGGCTGGAACGCGCTCAAGCAGAGCGTCGTGGTGCAGCCGTACACGGACTACACCCTCAAGGGCTGGCTGCGCTCCTCGTCCAACACCACCCGGGGCTACTTCGGCGCGCGCGCTGCGGGCAACGGCCCCATCCTGGGGGAGACGCAGTACGGCTCGCTGCCGTCCTGGGCGGAGCGCACCGTCACCTTCAACTCCGGCGCCAACTCCATCGTGGAGGTGTATGGCGGCGTGTGGGCGGACGCGGGCGACACGTGGGCGCAGCTGGATGACGTGCGTCTGACGCGTGGCGCGAACCTGGTGGCGCAGGGCGGCTTCGAACAGCAGACGTCCTCCACCGCGACCTCCCCCTGGTCGGTGTTTGGAAAGGGCGGCATCGACCGGGGGCTGGGCTTCGCGCGCACGGGCGCCAACAACGGCTACGTGCGCAACGACACCGGCTGGAACGCGCTCAAACAGGAGGTCGCGGTGACGCCCAACACCGCCTACACACTGACCGGCTGGGTGAAGACGTCCTCCAACCAGAACGACGGCTACTTCGGCGCGCGCGTGCTCAACGCCGGCCCCATCCTCAACGAGGTGCACCTGACGCAGCCGCTGGGCAGCTACACGCTCCAGACCGTCACCTTCAACTCCGGCGCGAACCACAGCGTGGAGATCTACGCCGGGACCTGGGCGAACGCGGGCGACACCTGGCTGCAGGTGGACGACGTGGCGGTGGTCCGCGACTGA